A region from the Gossypium hirsutum isolate 1008001.06 chromosome A08, Gossypium_hirsutum_v2.1, whole genome shotgun sequence genome encodes:
- the LOC107933955 gene encoding protein RETICULATA-RELATED 4, chloroplastic gives MATVTFSTRSYFLQSPSHSHAHHHRQQSFSITSCSVSTASISTLFTHYSHSLKTVSPSTRNKLNPSTIVFSSGNGGIGGTGGRGTGGGGGGHDGHDDQERSRNRSEAILALADAGRTFESLPKDVAAAIEAGRLPGSIVHRYFELEKSPVFSWLLNFGGFKERLLADDLFLTKVGIECGVGIFTKSAAELEKRREKFRKELDFVFADVVMALVADFMLVWLPAPTVSLRPPIALSAGPISKFFYNCPDNAFQVALAGTSYSFLQRFGAIVRNGAKLFGVGSGASLVGVGVTNTLINARKVFDKSFAEKAEDVPIFSTSVQYGVYMSISSNLRYQIIAGVIEQRILEPLLHHHKFILSAICFAVRTGNTFLGSLMWVDYARWVGVQRSRE, from the exons ATGGCGACCGTTACCTTTTCCACCCGCTCCTACTTTCTCCAATCGCCTTCCCATTCCCACGCTCACCATCATAGACAGCAGAGCTTCTCCATCACTTCCTGCAGTGTCAGCACCGCCAGCATTAGCACCCTCTTCACTCACTACTCTCATTCATTGAAGACTGTCTCCCCAAGTACCCGCAATAAACTCAACCCCTCCACCATAGTTTTCTCCTCAGGAAACGGCGGTATTGGCGGAACTGGCGGCCGTGGTACTGGAGGTGGCGGTGGAGGACATGACGGTCATGACGATCAGGAGAGGTCACGCAATAGATCCGAAGCAATCCTGGCTCTCGCAGAT GCAGGGAGGACGTTTGAGAGTTTGCCCAAGGACGTAGCGGCGGCAATCGAGGCAGGGAGGTTACCGGGATCCATTGTTCATAGGTACTTTGAGTTGGAGAAGTCGCCTGTATTCAGCTGGTTGCTTAATTTCGGAGGGTTTAAGGAACGGTTGCTTGCTGATGATTTGTTTTTGACTAAGGTTGGCATCGAGTGCGGCGTTGGGATTTTCACCAAG AGCGCAGCAGAGTTGGAAAAGCGCAGAGAAAAGTTCAGGAAAGAACTGGATTTTGTTTTTGCCGATGTG GTGATGGCACTAGTTGCAGATTTCATGCTAGTGTGGCTTCCGGCCCCGACGGTTTCGCTCCGACCACCTATAGCACTCAGTGCCGGACCTATTTCTAAGTTCTTTTACAACTGTCCCGACAATGCTTTCCAG GTGGCTTTGGCAGGAACATCTTACTCATTTTTACAGAGATTTGGTGCTATAGtg CGTAATGGAGCCAAACTCTTTGGTGTTGGAAGCGGTGCTTCTCTG GTTGGTGTAGGAGTCACAAATACATTGATCAATGCACGAAAGGTTTTTGATAAATCTTTTGCTGAAAAAGCAGAAGACGTGCCCATATTTTCAACAAGTGTCCAGTATGGTGTATACATGTCAATATCTAGCAACCTAAG GTACCAAATAATTGCTGGAGTTATTGAACAACGCATACTAGAGCCCTTACTGCACCATCACAAGTTCATTTTGAGTGCAATCTGCTTTGCTGTTCGAACCGGGAACACTTTCTTGGGATCTTTGAT GTGGGTTGATTATGCACGCTGGGTTGGAGTTCAGAGGTCGAGAGAGTGA